Within the Actinomycetota bacterium genome, the region ATCCGATCCGCCTCCTCAAGAGTCTGCGCAGCCCCCGGCAGCTGCGGCGCAGCTGGTACATGCTCGCCTTCCAGGCCCCGTGGCTGCCCGAGCGGCTGATGGCGGCCCGGGACTTCCAGGCGCTGCGCCGGGCCCTGCGCCAGCAACCGACCCGGCCGGGCGCCTTCACGGCTCAGGACATCGACCGCTACGTGGCCGCGGCCGCCCAACCAGGCGCCCTGCGCGCCGCCATCAACTACTACCGGGCCGCCTTCCGAGCCAACCCGCTCGCGCAGGTGCACAGCTTGCGCCGCGTGGACACCCCGACCCTCATCATTTGGGGAGAGCAGGACCGCTACCTAGGCCGGGAGCTGGCCGAGCCGGACCGCGCTTGGGTCTCGGACGTGCGTGTCGAGTGGATCGCCGAGGCCAGCCACTGGGTGCAGGCCGACGCCCCCGAGCGGGTCAACCAACTCATGGTGGACTTCCTTCTCGAGCACATGGACAGCTAGGGATCCTTGGTCGCCGGCTTCTGGACGTTTGGTGACCCATCGGGGAATGGGATGTCAGCTCATGCTCGGGTCGGGTTGGGTGGCAGGGTGTCCCCCTCCGGTGGGCGCGGGGGGAGGAGGTGGTGTCGTTGCGGGTTCGGATCCGCCGCTGTCGAGCCGGAACGGTGGGTACTCGTCGGTCATCAGCGCGGCGTAGCCCCACACCCGGTAGCACCATCGGTTGAGCCCCATCACCAGATCGAAGATGCCCTGCGGGTAGCGCCCGGTGAAGGCCAGCACCACCGCGGCGATCAGCACGAGGATGCCGATGAGACCGCCGCCGATCTGGGAGATCTCGTCTCTGGACCCGTCGAGTTCGGTGGTCGACCAGACGAGGCCGCTGGTGAACAGTCCGATCACCAGGTAGTGAGGGATGGCCAGCAGCCACCACTTCACCAGCGCCAGCCCACGGGACAGCCGCTGGGGGTAGGCCACGTCGAGGCTGGCCGGGTAGTCGGTCGCGGCCAGCGTGAAGGGCGGGTACCGGTCGGTGCCCAGCGCGCTGTAGGTGTAGTAGTTCACCCGCCAGGTCCAGCGCATCACGCCCACATTGAACGCGAAGATTGACCTCGGGTAGCGCCCGGTGAACACGATGGCGAACCCGGCGACCACGGTGAGCACCGCGAACGCCAGCAACAGGAACGCCAGGGTGACGTAGTGGGGAATGGCCAGCAGCCACTTGACCAGCCACTGCCAGCGGCTCAGTCCCGGATCGAGCCTGCCTTCCAAACGGATCGGATAGGTGTGCATCCATCTCTCCTCATGACGTCCTCGTCGGGACCAGGAACCTGCTCGTCGCCGGCGTGGAGGGCCCGGCGCACGAGGGCGGTTAGCTGCGGCGCCCACCGGCGTTGGCGGGCGCCGCGACGCTTCACCGTCCTGCCGAACCGCCCGAGCCGACGGGCACGAGCTCCTCGATCTCGTCGAGG harbors:
- a CDS encoding DUF4389 domain-containing protein, whose product is MHTYPIRLEGRLDPGLSRWQWLVKWLLAIPHYVTLAFLLLAFAVLTVVAGFAIVFTGRYPRSIFAFNVGVMRWTWRVNYYTYSALGTDRYPPFTLAATDYPASLDVAYPQRLSRGLALVKWWLLAIPHYLVIGLFTSGLVWSTTELDGSRDEISQIGGGLIGILVLIAAVVLAFTGRYPQGIFDLVMGLNRWCYRVWGYAALMTDEYPPFRLDSGGSEPATTPPPPPAPTGGGHPATQPDPSMS
- a CDS encoding alpha/beta fold hydrolase, producing the protein PIRLLKSLRSPRQLRRSWYMLAFQAPWLPERLMAARDFQALRRALRQQPTRPGAFTAQDIDRYVAAAAQPGALRAAINYYRAAFRANPLAQVHSLRRVDTPTLIIWGEQDRYLGRELAEPDRAWVSDVRVEWIAEASHWVQADAPERVNQLMVDFLLEHMDS